A portion of the Meleagris gallopavo isolate NT-WF06-2002-E0010 breed Aviagen turkey brand Nicholas breeding stock chromosome 18, Turkey_5.1, whole genome shotgun sequence genome contains these proteins:
- the LOC104913635 gene encoding intercellular adhesion molecule 5-like, protein MAVNRHGRRVGSVVVSVDESRLSLLLSLSLLGSVTVLAAAAWGIYYMKSTACKKGEYNVRDAEGSSEASRLHRGDSGGQRELFGIPLTPT, encoded by the exons ATGGCCGTCAACCGGCACGGCCGGCGCGTGGGCAGCGTGGTGGTGAGCGTGGATG AGAGCcggctgtccctgctgctgtccctgtccctgctgggtTCTGTCACCGTGCTGGCAGCGGCCGCGTGGGGCATTTATTACATGAAGAGCACCGCCTGTAAGAAAGGAGAGTACAACGTGCGCGACGCCGAGGGCTCCTCTGAGGCCTCCCGCCTGCACCGGGGGGACAGCGGGGGACAACGGGAGCTGTTTGGGATCCCTCTCACCCCCACCTGA